One segment of Thermococcus profundus DNA contains the following:
- a CDS encoding ATP-NAD kinase family protein: MTEKRLRVGLVVNPIAGMGGKVALKGTDGVVEEAIRRGARPIAPDVARLFLNELSNYEENERIEFLTGPDGLGEDIIREFEFPHEVIMHREIGYREVLGVKIPDTSGDDTKELVRRMLGAVDIIVFAGGDGTARDVHSVADKKVPILGVPTGVKMFSGVFAASPEDAARLVVEFLKGNAELVERDVMDLDENAFRHDEVKPKHYGKALTPYAELLLQGAKEPTKTDEAEDADSMIRALAEELEDGVYFLGAGSTVKKLKDLLGINGTLLGVDVVEIKDGKARLLVKDAAEKDLLKFVDRNPKIVVTVIGGLGFLFGRGNQQFSAEVLRHIPKENIIVVATPSKLRNGIVRVYTGDKEVDEKLRGYMKVRVSPWMERMVKVV, from the coding sequence ATGACGGAGAAAAGACTAAGAGTGGGCCTCGTAGTCAATCCCATAGCCGGAATGGGGGGAAAGGTGGCCCTAAAGGGAACCGATGGCGTTGTCGAGGAGGCTATAAGGCGTGGGGCCAGACCAATCGCCCCCGACGTGGCGAGGCTTTTTCTGAACGAGCTCAGCAACTACGAGGAAAATGAGCGGATAGAGTTCCTGACGGGCCCTGACGGACTCGGTGAGGATATAATACGGGAGTTCGAGTTTCCCCACGAGGTCATAATGCACAGGGAGATAGGCTACCGGGAGGTTCTGGGAGTCAAAATTCCTGACACAAGCGGCGACGATACGAAGGAGCTTGTAAGAAGGATGCTCGGAGCGGTTGACATCATAGTCTTTGCCGGCGGTGATGGAACCGCCAGGGACGTCCATTCCGTTGCTGACAAAAAAGTTCCGATCCTCGGTGTGCCGACCGGTGTAAAGATGTTCTCCGGGGTCTTCGCGGCTTCTCCAGAGGACGCAGCGAGGCTCGTCGTCGAGTTCCTCAAGGGAAACGCGGAGCTTGTCGAGAGGGACGTCATGGATCTCGACGAGAACGCCTTCAGGCACGACGAGGTGAAGCCGAAGCACTACGGAAAAGCCCTGACGCCCTACGCGGAGCTGCTCCTCCAGGGCGCTAAGGAGCCCACCAAGACCGACGAGGCAGAGGACGCGGATTCCATGATACGGGCCCTCGCGGAGGAGCTTGAGGACGGCGTTTACTTCCTGGGGGCAGGTTCAACGGTCAAAAAACTAAAAGATCTCCTCGGCATAAACGGCACTCTCCTGGGCGTCGACGTTGTTGAGATAAAGGACGGGAAGGCGAGGCTTCTTGTTAAAGATGCGGCCGAGAAAGACCTCCTGAAGTTCGTTGACCGGAATCCAAAGATAGTGGTCACCGTTATAGGCGGGCTGGGCTTCCTCTTCGGCAGGGGCAACCAGCAGTTCTCGGCGGAGGTTCTGAGGCACATACCCAAGGAGAACATCATAGTCGTCGCCACGCCCTCAAAGCTGAGAAACGGCATCGTGAGGGTCTATACTGGGGATAAGGAGGTCGACGAAAAGCTCAGAGGGTACATGAAAGTCCGCGTTAGCCCCTGGATGGAGAGGATGGTGAAGGTGGTTTGA